A region of Lycium barbarum isolate Lr01 chromosome 3, ASM1917538v2, whole genome shotgun sequence DNA encodes the following proteins:
- the LOC132634306 gene encoding ethylene-responsive transcription factor ERF084-like: MYNSHTQMLQKADPFFHPNEPNDHLMYQFPHNFSIESTNYLDPLHSFSEHEKSPVLEGIGAVVGEHVLFGNNKNDDKNSESTRAVSIIKRTCPAEKRNNLGGNVSVERSYRGVRKRPWGRWSAEIRDRIGRCRHWLGTFDTPEEAARAYDAAARWLRGSKARTNFQIPPIVPLPLATSQTSTTTSSSNSSGEVKKKKKKKKKTNVCVNKRKCSVVTSAAHLFSSGSVGHVNELNKGVSVTVELDLKLGFGKK; the protein is encoded by the coding sequence ATGTATAATTCCCATACTCAAATGCTTCAAAAAGCTGACCCTTTCTTCCACCCAAATGAACCAAATGATCATCTAATGTACCAATTTCCTCATAATTTCTCAATTGAATCCACTAATTATCTTGATCCACTTCACTCTTTTTCTGAACATGAAAAATCCCCTGTTcttgaaggaattggagctgtAGTTGGAGAACATGTTCTTTTCGGAAATAACAAGAATGATGATAAAAATTCTGAGAGTACACGTGCGGTTTCGATTATTAAACGCACGTGTCCTGCAGAAAAGAGAAATAATTTAGGGGGAAATGTTAGTGTGGAGCGGAGCTACAGGGGAGTAAGGAAGAGGCCATGGGGTAGGTGGTCAGCTGAGATACGCGACCGTATAGGGCGGTGCCGCCACTGGTTAGGAACATTCGACACGCCGGAAGAGGCGGCGCGTGCATATGACGCGGCAGCAAGGTGGTTGAGAGGATCAAAGGCGCGTaccaacttccaaatacctccAATTGTGCCTTTGCCTTTGGCGACTtcacaaacatcaacaacaacatcgtcGTCTAATTCATCTGGTgaagtgaaaaagaaaaagaaaaagaaaaagaagactaATGTTTGTGTTAATAAAAGGAAGTGTTCAGTGGTAACTTCAGCTGCACATCTTTTCAGTTCGGGTAGTGTTGGCCATGTTAATGAATTAAATAAAGGTGTTAGTGTTACTGTGGAGCTTGATCTCAAGCTAGGATTTGGGAAGAAGTAG
- the LOC132633054 gene encoding flotillin-like protein 6 — translation MGIPWYIVAGPSEMLAITGNGIKEIRLKKKHFLWPLQKCATLDISPVNYSFEVQAMSAEKLPFVLPAVFTIGPQLDENNESLIKYAQLVSSHDKNSNHVKELVKGIIEGETRVLAASMTMEQIFKGTKEFKKEVFEKVQLELNQFGLYIYNANVKQLVDVPGHEYFSYLGQKTQMEAANQAKIDVAEARMKGEIGSKQRDGETKQNAAKIDAETMIISTRRQGEGKKEEVRVKTEVKIFENQREAEVVQASAELAKKKAGWSQTARLAEVEAEKAVAIREAELQMEVEKKKAFAQTAKLKAEFLSKANVEYDIKVQEANSQLYRRQKEAEAALFESQKKAEAKKASADAELYARQQAANSELYAKLKEAEGVAAIGKAEATYLGSIVKVLNHDYSALRDYLMINNGIYKDIASINAQAVNGMQPKISIWSGANGSESNGEGSGLKDVAGVYRMLPPLLQTVQDQTGMQPPAWLGTLPESK, via the exons ATGGGTATTCCGTGGTATATTGTCGCTGGGCCATCGGAGATGCTTGCCATCACCGGAAATGGCATAAAGGAAATAAGACTGAAGAAGAAGCACTTTTTATGGCCCCTTCAAAAGTGCGCCACGCTAGACATATCCCCGGTGAACTACTCGTTCGAAGTCCAAGCAATGAGCGCCGAAAAACTCCCTTTTGTTCTCCCTGCTGTTTTCACAATTGGCCCTCAACTCGACGAAAACAACGAGAGCCTGATTAAGTACGCACAGCTTGTATCGAGTCATGACAAGAATTCAAATCACGTGAAAGAGCTCGTCAAGGGAATTATCGAGGGAGAAACTCGGGTTCTTGCTGCTTCCATGACTATGGAACAGATCTTCAAGGGAACcaaagaatttaagaaagaaGTATTTGAGAAAGTCCAACTTGAACTCAATCAATTTGGCCTTTATATCTATAATGCTAATGTTAAACAACTTGTAGATGTCCCTGGCCATGAGTACTTTTCGTACCTTGGACAAAAAACTCAGATGGAAGCCGCCAACCAAGCCAAG ATAGATGTAGCGGAGGCAAGGATGAAAGGAGAGATAGGTTCAAAGCAAAGAGATGGAGAGACAAAACAGAATGCTGCTAAGATTGATGCAGAGACAATGATCATATCAACCAGAAGGCAAGgagaaggaaaaaaagaagaagttaggGTGAAGACTGAAGTGAAAATATTTGAGAACCAAAGAGAAGCAGAGGTTGTTCAGGCAAGTGCCGAGTTGGCAAAGAAGAAAGCAGGATGGTCTCAGACTGCCAGGTTGGCGGAGGTGGAAGCTGAGAAGGCGGTGGCGATAAGAGAAGCAGAGCTGCAAATGGAAGTTGAGAAGAAGAAAGCTTTTGCTCAGACTGCTAAGCTCAAGGCTGAGTTTCTCAGCAAGGCTAATGTTGAATACGACATTAAG GTGCAAGAGGCAAACTCACAACTATACAGGCGGCAGAAAGAAGCAGAAGCCGCGTTATTCGAGAGCCAGAAGAAAGCAGAGGCAAAAAAAGCAAGCGCAGATGCTGAACTCTATGCTCGCCAGCAGGCTGCAAACAGTGAGCTCTACGCAAAGCTAAAGGAAGCCGAAGGAGTAGCAGCGATAGGGAAAGCAGAAGCGACTTACTTAGGATCCATTGTTAAGGTATTGAATCACGATTACTCTGCTCTCAGAGACTACTTAATGATCAACAACGGTATCTATAAGGATATCGCCAGTATCAACGCGCAAGCAGTGAACGGTATGCAACCAAAGATTAGCATTTGGTCAGGTGCTAATGGAAGTGAAAGCAATGGCGAAGGAAGTGGATTGAAGGATGTTGCTGGTGTGTACCGCATGTTGCCTCCTCTGCTTCAAACTGTGCAAGACCAAACTGGGATGCAGCCTCCTGCTTGGCTTGGAACATTACCAGAATCTAAATGA